Genomic DNA from Hordeum vulgare subsp. vulgare chromosome 2H, MorexV3_pseudomolecules_assembly, whole genome shotgun sequence:
CCAAGAATTTCCAGCTGAAACGAATGATGGTACCGTGCCGACGTCGCCGACGTTGACAAGGAACGAGCCGGGGACGGGGTCGACGCGGACGAACTCGCCGGTGGCGGGGTCCAGTACCTCGAGGCCGCCGACGCAGTCGTCCTCCTGGAGCACGGTGAGGAAGCCGGAGTCCGTGTGGATCTGCACGCCCGAGGAGCCCACGGTGTCCTGCGTGTAGTTGTACCTGTTCATTCGGAACTGGCACGGCCAGTCCTGGAACGGGTGGCCCTCCAGCCCAAGGCTCGCGGCCACCTTGCCGGCGACGTCCACGATCAGCTCGTGCATCGCCTCGGCGTAACTCTTGACGGTCTCCCTGCGGCAGATTAGCGTGTGCTGAGATCAAAATCGGAGGATCCGAAACTGATTTGGTGCCAAGAAAGGTGCGATCGATTTGGTCCGACCTGACGCGGGGCGGCGCGTCGAGGCGCGCGCAGAAGGCGTCGACGTCGGCGGGGGCGGCGGCGTCCAGGAGGCCGAAGGCCTCATAGAGCGGGTTGGCGGGGCTGGGCGCCACGTAGCCGCTGCCGGCGATGATGTCGGCGTTGCGGCGCTTGGCTTCGTCGGGGAGGTCGAAGAGCGCGCGCACGGCGGCCTTCATCTCCGCCTGGAGCGCCGCGGGCACGCCGTGGCCGGACACGCGGAAGCAGCCCAGGCGCTCGCACGCGTCCTGCAGCCGCGCCGACTCCTCCGGCCGCTCGCCGGCGAGCCGCAGGTCGATCGCCGGGATCCCCACCATCTGCGCTGCTTTACTAGTTGGGCGGAGTCACGCGACGCGCCGATCTCGTTGGCTTGCGTGTGGGATCAACTGAAACTCCGTGGAGATGTAGGAGTAGTATTTAGAGGCCGGTCGTGAGAGGGACGCAGGGGGCAGGGCGGCGAGTTCCGCCGCCGGTTGTCGGGACAACCGCACCTAAACTGGCGGCACGGAGCAACGAACAAGTTTCCGTGTACTGAGGTTGGTGAGACAGTCAGCCGACACATAGCCGTGCACGTCAAACACAGCCACTTATGTCTTGTTACTGCACTGTCTACTGCACGATTGTCTCAATTTTGTTAAAAGAACAAATCGAGAGTGAAGCTGATGGACCTAGCCCACTCGTCCACGATCGGACAAGAGTGCAACTATACATACTAGTAGAATGCCACGGGCTCTGTAAAATTTATAATTAGTCTCTTCCATTTACCATCTCCTCATCTTGGATGAATCCATGACGCTCTAATTAGAAACACAACAATCAAGTATTAGAAATTTTTATTGAATGTGATAATCtacataaaccaacaatattgAATAACATAATATCTCTAATTACTTACGGCATCTACAATGAAGGAATTTATGGATCGATTTCCAGCCGTTACGAGCAATTCCCATTAGAAACCAACCAAAATATTCGTTAGCGTGGAATCAAAACATGTAGCTAGGGTAATTTATTGGAGAAAAACAACTTTAGCGCCTACACAAACGCTAGAGCATTGCAGATGCCCTTAGTGTGCCATGCACTTTTGTAGAAAATCCGCTCATCCTTTTATAATCAACCAGCAATCCAGttaaatttcaaacatcctcAAAAAAAAAGTCAAACTTCTCCGCTTGCACGCGGAAAAAATACATCGCTATAATGGGGAGGCAGCCGAGACCAACAAGACTACCATCCAATCTCGACTTCGTGCTCTTCCACCTCCATTGATAAAGACAGGTTGCCAATGCTTTCCTCACCATGACATCAAGAAACCACCGACATCCATCCCCGCATCAACCCCTACCTCTTGTTGTCGTCTGCATTGTTCCTGCAATGACCATGGAGCCATCTGCGTCTACCATGCGAGACCGTGGTCAGAAAAATCTTTTGTGCATCCACTTCATGGACCTTGAGCGACAGCAAGAGCTGCAAATTCTGGACCGGCCCTTGGCTTGATGGAGCTCCAGTCACTCAGCTTGCACCCACCTTGGCTGCTTTTGTACGATGTTCTAGAAGGAATCACCGGCTTGCCTGCGATTCCACCCCGCAACAACCTTGGATCCAAGAAATTCGTGGCGCCCTTGGACAGGCAACAATGGTCGAGTAGCAGTTGGACAGGCAACAATGGTCGAGTAGCAATGAGGGGCCGCACATCCCTGAGTGCGTCCTATACTTCAATCATGTTAATTGTAGAGTAGTTTTCATTACATGTTGTAAACAAAATAAAGATTATTTGTATCAGCAATGCACATTTTGTTTAGGGTGATAGATATAAGAGGTGTGCTTCGGTGCCCCTAACAAAAAGTAGAAGAGGAAACGTATACCCACCTCGTATTGTACACTACAGGCCACCGTATGTATACAATACGGGGCCCCATACTGTATATACGTACGAAGGCCCGTAGTATACAATACGAGGATG
This window encodes:
- the LOC123430419 gene encoding 2-oxoglutarate-dependent dioxygenase DAO-like isoform X2, yielding MVGIPAIDLRLAGERPEESARLQDACERLGCFRVSGHGVPAALQAEMKAAVRALFDLPDEAKRRNADIIAGSGYVAPSPANPLYEAFGLLDAAAPADVDAFCARLDAPPRVRETVKSYAEAMHELIVDVAGKVAASLGLEGHPFQDWPCQFRMNRYNYTQDTVGSSGVQIHTDSGFLTVLQEDDCVGGLEAWSNGRLHTVKHRVQCVAAVPRISIAMFLLAPKDDRVCAPEAFVDEQHPRRFKPFNYDDYRKLRLSTGERAGEALARMAA
- the LOC123430419 gene encoding 2-oxoglutarate-dependent dioxygenase DAO-like isoform X1: MVGIPAIDLRLAGERPEESARLQDACERLGCFRVSGHGVPAALQAEMKAAVRALFDLPDEAKRRNADIIAGSGYVAPSPANPLYEAFGLLDAAAPADVDAFCARLDAPPRVRETVKSYAEAMHELIVDVAGKVAASLGLEGHPFQDWPCQFRMNRYNYTQDTVGSSGVQIHTDSGFLTVLQEDDCVGGLEVLDPATGEFVRVDPVPGSFLVNVGDVGTAWSNGRLHTVKHRVQCVAAVPRISIAMFLLAPKDDRVCAPEAFVDEQHPRRFKPFNYDDYRKLRLSTGERAGEALARMAA